GAGCTATTAGTTATACTGTTGGAATTACAATAGAAGGGGTAATGACTGTTTCTGCAGTATCATCAAATTAACAGTGTCAAGAAATAGTATGTCTCTTAGCTTTTTTTTATTTAATAGGTTTTTTACTTTTTTATTCTATAAACCTTATAATATAAAAATAACCGAAGCTTGTACAAGATTCAATGCTACTGTCTAACCAATCATGGAATTAAATTAAATTGATTTTTTAAATTGCTCAATCAAGAGCTTTTCTTCTTTTATGGACTTGGGTTTATGCATATTCATACTATTATATCCGTCCATTTTAGCAGCCTTTTCAGTATCTGATTGGCTCAAGTCAACCTTTTCTCCTAGTTTTGAGTGGTGTTTATCGAAAAAATAGAATATTTGATTGGGGTTAATTCAATTATCTAATATTAAACTGTACTTTTGAACTTTTAAATAAAACTAAAAAAGATGAAAAATATTAAAAAAGTATTGTTGTATGCATTTACCTTTGTAGGGATGTTTAGCCTCATGGCTATTTCTTGTGAAGATTTATCAGAGGAAGTTACTGTAGATGTTCCAACTGATTTAACAAAAACTTTTCGAGTATCAAGTACAGAAACTGGTACTTTTGAAATTATAGAACAAGTTGATTTGGCATCTGATGAGATTGCTGAAAGACGTGAGCAGATGAAGGATTTCACAGTTGAGTCTTTTAACTTTGCAGTAGTTGATAACTTAGAAGGAGGCAGTGGTATTCCTACTAATGTAGAGCTTTTGTTCTATGCAGGGGAGAATAGAGTAGGAACTGGAACGGGGGTTCTTAGTGGTTCAACATTTGAAGAACAATTAAACAGCCTTAGTGCTGAGTATGTTACTGCTTTGAAACAAGCAGTTGAGCAATATGTACTTGATGATGGTACCTTGCTAGAAATTACTCTTGAAGGATATGCAGAGGTTCCAATGGATTATACCGTTACTTTTACTATGGAAGCCACTATTGAAGCTGGCGTTCAATAAAAATTTGTAAATTATTGTTTAAAACCTGTTTTCAAGCTGAGAGCAGGTTTTTTATGCCTACTGATTTCTAAAAACATTATCACAAATTATAGCAGTAGCCATTGCGGCATTCAATGATTCAGCTTTTCCAATTCTTGGAATGGTGATCTTATCTGCAATAAATGAAATAAGTTCTGAATCAATTCCGTGTGATTCATTCCCAATTATCAGAAGTCCATTTGTGTCAAAATTAACTTGATGTACATTTTTTCCTTCCAATAAAGCACCATAAATCTTTCTACTACTATTTTCAGCTAAGAATTCTTTCAAATCTCTTCGATACAAATAAGTCCTGAAAATGGAACCCATGGAAGCGCTAATCACTTTTGGGTTGTAAAATTCCGCTGTGGTTGCGGAGCAAATAATGTTTTTGATGCCGTACCAATCTGCTAATCTGATAATAGTGCCTAAATTTCCTGGGTCTCTTATGTCATCTAATACTAAATCAAAGCCCTTGGATTTGTATGTTGGAGGCATTTGATCATGTGCCACCACTAGTGCATCAGTATTGCTTTGAAATGTTCCTAAACCTCTTAATTCTTTTTCTTTTATAATAATTGGTTCGACCTTTGCATTATTGAGTTCTAGTTGAAACTTTTTCAAAAAAGCTTCTGTAACAATTAAATCTTTTATTTTACAGGAAGAATTTAATAATTCAAGGGTATTTTTGGCTCCTTCAACTATAAATAGCCCTTCTTTCTGCCGGAATTTCTTTAATTGAAGAGATTTGATGAACTTTGTATGAGTCTTAGTAAGCATTTATTTCGATAGCACTGAAATTGAATATAAAATTAATAAAATCCTTTCTGCTGAGCAGTATCATTTTTTTCACTTCTTGTGTGGGCACAAGCTATTTGAAAAATGATGAGAAACTTCTCTTTAAACAGAAAATTAAAGGTAATGAAAATATTTCTTCCGATCGACTGGAAAATTTATACAATCAGAAAGCAAACAGTCGAATTCTATTATTGCCTATTTCACCTTATGTAGCCTTATACGAAACTGGACTGCAGTATTATGACCCCGAAGAAATCCAAGTAGAAAAAGAAGTTGTGCTAGAGGAATTGCAGGGGAAGATCACCGAAGCGCGAGAAGCTGAGAAATTCAATAAAGCCACTCGATTAGAAAGAAAATTAAATAAAAAGAACGATAAGTTTTCAACGCTTTTAGAAGATGGTAATCTTTTTATGAGGTGGGGAGAGCCTTTGGCAATTTTTGATTCTTCGGCTACTAAGCAAACGAAAAATCAAATTCAACTTTTCTTGGAATCTAAAGGCTTTTTTGATGCAGAAGTTGGCTATGAAGTGAAATATAAGGGAATAAAAAATAAGAGAGCAAATGTAACTTATAATATAGCTGAAAGAGAATCCTATATTATAGATACTATTATTTATAATACCGGAGGTAATAAAGTAATGATGAGTGTTTTGGTAGGTGGGAAAAGAAATAGTTTGATAAAAGCTGGTGACATTTACGACCAAAGTAAATTGACCGCGGAAAGGGAGAGAATAGAAAACATTATGAAAAATAATGGATATTATACTTTTTCTAGACAATTTGTGGAGTACAACGTTTATCGCGACCCAGACACCACTAATTTAGCATTAGAAATAATCATTAATAAACCTCAAGATGCTAAAAATCATAAGCGATACAAATTAGATAAAGTCAATTTCACTACTGACGTAAACACGCAAGTAGGTGGAGCTAATAGGACTGAAGAAAAGGTCAATTCTATCAATTATTTTTACTATGATTATTCTTATCGAAAGAAGATTCTTGATCAGAGAGTCTTCATTAGGCCAAATGAATTTTATAGCCTAGAAAAGACACTTAATACGCAGCGCCAATTAGCCAATTTAGATATGTTCCGCTTTGTGAATATTAAGTACGATACAGCGGGAGGCGACTTTGTAGCTAACATATTTACAAGTCCTTTAGATAAATTTCAGTTGAGCAATGAAATTGGAGTCAATGTTAACGTGACCTTTGGATTGCCTGGGCCTTTTTATAATGTTTCCTTAAAGAACAGAAACCCTTTTAAAGGAGCAGAAGTTATGGAGCTATCAGGGAGATTAGGGTTTGAAGGAGTAGCCAATATTTCAGATCAGACCGATGTGACTACTGCCACTGAAGCTAGGGCAAATTTGTCATTTACATTTCCTCATTTTTTATTTCCTCTTGGGACTCAGCTCAAGTCTAGATTTGCTTTATTGAATCCTAAGACCAAAACTGGTTTAGGTTTCAATTTCACAGATAGACCAGAGTATGTAAGAAGCAATTTAAATGGATCATTTGGTTATTCTTGGCAAAATAAAATGCGATGGATTTTTGATTTGACTGTATCTGATATAAATCTTATAGAGTCAGATTTACAAGAGGAATTTATTAGGGCTTTAGAAGAGCAAACTACTTTTGGCAGACAGCTAAGTAGGTCGTTTTTGCCTTCATTTGTTTCAAGCAGCTCAATTACTATTTCCAAAAATTTCAATAACTATGGCCAAGCCCAAAGTAGAGCTAGTTTTATTAAATTCTTTGGTGAAACCGGGGGTAATTTATTGAATATTAATGCTATCGGAGAGCAAGTTAATCAATCATCATTGGAGTATTTCCAGTTTATTAAAGCTTCCTTAGATTATAGGACCTATATACCTTATGGAAAGAAAAGTACGTTTGCCTACCGCTTTAATGTGGGTTTTGCGAAACCCTATGGAGAGTTTTCACAAGATGTTTTACCTTATGAGAAATATTATTTTGCTGGGGGTAGTAACAGTATTCGGGCTTGGGCACCTAGGAGGTTGGGGCCGGGAAGTTTTGTTGATACAGATGATGAAGGGAATTTTTTATATAACATCGAGCGACCAGGAGAAATAATTTTCGAAACCAGTGTAGAAGTAAGAAGAAACTTGATCAACTTTTTGGATGGTGCTTTCTTTATTGATGCAGGAAATGTATGGTCTTTTTCAGATAATGATGAGCCTGGTAGTGATTTTCAATGGGATAGGTTTTATAACGAAATAGCAATTGGAACAGGAGTAGGATTACGAGTCGATTTTTCGTTCCTAATATTACGATTTGATTTTGCTTTCAAATTGTACGATCCTGCAAGAGATTCGGGAGACAGGTGGACCATAAGCGAATGGAACTTGGGGACAAGGTCAAATTACGGGCCAGCACTCAACATTGGAATTGGTTACCCCTTTTGATTGTTCTTTTTCCGAAAGATGTTTTTAATATCTTCGAAAGATTCTTCAAAGCTATTCGCTAAGTCTTTAAAGACCTCTTTATTGTCTTCTGTAAATCGATCAAAATCCTTTTCAAGTGATTCCTTATTTCTTTTCAGTTCTTGCAATCGCTCTTTTAATTCCAGTTTATCTGAAATATTACTTTGGCTAATCTCTGAAAACAGACTATCAATTTTTTTTCCCGCTTTGCTGAAAAATTCTTCAGCCTTACCTTTTTTGTATTCCATAGTACTTGATTTTCAAATCGTACTTAAAGTTAATAAATTATATGATTGAATTTGAAAATCATATTTACTAAAATCTTAAAAGGGAGATAATTTCACTTGCTTTCTTTACTGTTTTTTTGCTCTTTTAAAAACCATTCAGGTGTTCTTTTTTTATACCATTGCATAATGCCAAAGCTGAGAAAAAAACCTGATCCAGCACCTTCCATTATGATAATAAATGAAATAAGAAAGGCATTAAGGTAATTGCCGAATGGCTCAACTTCTTTTATTTCCTGCAAAAATTCGGGGTTTGATAGTAAGTATATGAAAATGAAAATAGCAAATGCCAATGATGAACTGACAGCTGTCAACATACCAGTGCCAATCCCTTTAAAATAGTCGAAGTTCTCGTTCTTTTTTTTAATTGATTTGATGGAGAAGAAAACCCCAGCTCCCATGATGATGATGTTTAAAGCGCGAAGCTCTAAATTATGTTCTAACCCAATAGCATTCATAATCAAAAAATAAGCTGTAAGTCCAATGAAAACCAGTATCCCACCTAAAAGTCCGTTGTATTCAATTGAATCTTTTCTCATAGTTTTATATTTTTTTGTTTATATACAACACGTGATATTTTCAATTGTTGTTATTATTTATATTTCATCTAATATTCCATTAAATTCCTTCCGTATCTTGTATATTTGCGTTAGGAATTTCAATGAAACGAATAGATGCTTAGAAAAGCGATAGTATTAAAGATCTTCACTTTATTGATAATTGGTTTACTTTTGTCTGCCTGTGCCAACAATGGAGGACGTAAATCAATGCCTAAAAAGAAACCATTGCCTTGTCCAGTAAAAGATTGTTAAAATGCGCAAAATAGTAATAGCCATAGATGGATTTTCAGCTTGCGGGAAAAGCAGTACTGCCAAGGAAGTGGCAAGTCAGCTAGGGTATAGTTACATTGACTCAGGTGCTATGTACAGAGCAGTGACTTTGTATTTTCATCAGAACTACGTGAACATTGATAATTCAAAGGAAATAGTAAAAGCGATTGAAGAAATCAAGATTTCATTTCAATTTAATGAACGAAGAGCTTCTAGTGAAACTTATTTGAATGGGTTAAACGTTGAGGAGGAGATAAGGAAAATGTATATCTCAAATAAAGTTAGCGAGGTGAGTGCCATACCTGAAGTAAGAAGAAATATGGTCAGCCAGCAGCGAAAATTGGGGAAGAAAAAAGGAGTAGTGATGGATGGCAGAGATATTGGTTCCAATGTTTTTCCAGATGCGGAATTAAAAATCTTTATGAAAGCTGACTTGGCCGTTAGGGCTGAAAGAAGGCAAAAAGAATTATTGGAAAAAGATCAGTTAATTCCTATCCCAGAAATAGAAGAAAACTTATTGGCACGAGATAAAATGGATTCGGAAAGAAAGGAAAATCCATTGATAGTTCCTGAGGATGCTTATATTTTAGATTCAAGCGAAATTACTTTGCCGGAGCAAGTAGAATATGTCTTGCAATTGGCGACAGAAAAAATGATTAAATATGATGGGTAATTTAAAAGTAACCATAGATCACGATTCCGGATATTGTTTTGGTGTAGAGTATGCCATACGTATGGCAGAAGATGCAATGGAAGAGGCCGGAAAATTATATTGCTTGGGTGATATAGTCCATAATGATATGGAAGTCAAAAGGCTATATGAAAAAGGGCTAAGAGTCATCAATTACGAAGATTTAAAGGATTTGCAAGACTGTAAGGTTTTAATTAGGGCACATGGCGAGCCTCCGGAAACCTACAGGATTGCAATGGAGAACAATATTGAACTTATTGATGCCAGTTGCCCTGTAGTACTAAAATTACAGAACAGAGTAAAAAATGCACACGATAAAATGTGTTCAGACAACGGACAGATTGTTATTTATGGTAAAAAAGGTCATGCGGAAGTGACTGGTTTGGATGGGCAAACCAATGGAAATGCTATCATAGTAATGGATGACTCAGATTTGGAGAAAATAGATTTTAGTAGGCCTGTAACACTGTTTAGCCAAACTACTAAAAGTACCAAGGGCTTTTATGATATCAAAAAGAAAATTGAAGATAGACTTAAAATACAACAGGCTGCAGAGGAAGGACAAGCCGCCACTCTGAATGCTAATGATAGTATTTGCAGGCAGGTTTCTAACAGAGAACCAAAATTGTTAGAGTTTTCAAAACAGCATGATGTAATACTGTTCGTAAGTGGTAAAAAGAGCTCCAACGGTAAGGCTTTATATCAGGTTTGTAAATCTCAAAATTCAAATAGTTACTTTATTGAAAGCGAAGAGGAGTTGAATCTAAGTTGGTTTGAAGGTATAGAGAGGGTAGGGATTTGCGGAGCAACTTCTACACCAATGTGGCTAATGGAAAAAGTAAAAAATTTTGTGGAAAATATTGAACACGAAAGCCTTGTAAGCTGTTAAGCAGAAAGTTTCAGTTTGATTAAATTAAGTGGAGTATTATTATATTAAAAGATTTTTTTTAGAAAAATAATTCTTAATTTTGCCTCAATTTCAAATAAGGGTTCATTGTTAAACAAAGACATGTCTCATACCATTAAACTTAAAAAAGGTTTTGATATAAACTTGGCTGGTAAAGCTGAGAACAAAGTATCAAATGCACCTAAACCAGAAACATTCGCAATTAAACCAACTGATTTCCCGGCAATCACAAGGCCCAAGTTATTAGTAGAAGAAGGTGACTCTGTTAAAGCGGGTACTCCTCTTATCTATGATAAAATGGCTCCTGATGTATTGTACTGCTCTCCCGTTAGTGGAGAAGTAGCCGAAATTAAGAGAGGGGAAAAGCGAAAGTTATTAGAATTAAGGATTTTAGCTGATAAGGAAAATGATTTTGAAGATTTTGGAAAGCATTCGAAATCGGATATTAAATCATTGGAGGTTGAAAAAGCTAAGGAGTTAATGCTTAAAAGCGGGGTTTGGCCTAATATTATTCAAAGACCATATGGTATAGTGGCAAATCCTGAAGATGCACCAAAAGCAATTTTTATATCAGCTTTTGATACTCATCCACTAGCACCAGATTATAACTTTATATACAAAGACGAAGAAGAATCTTTTGCTGCAGGTTTAGAAATCATCAAAAAATTTACTGAAGGTAAGGTTCATATTAACATTTCTGAGGATAAAGAAATGCTAAAAATGTTCAGCCAAGCTGAAGGTGTTCAAATTAATAAATTTTCTGGTAAACATCCATCTGGTAATGTAGGGGTACAGATTCACCATATCGATCCAATAAGCAAAGGAGATATTGCATGGACAGTAAAGCCATATGGAGTAATCCAAATAGGAAAACTGTTCTTAAATGGAAAGTATGATGCTTCTAAGAAAGTGGCATTGACAGGGTCAGAGGTTAAGGATCCTCAGTATTATCAAACCTACGTTGGTGCTTCAATTAAAAATATTATAAAAGATAATATTTCTGGAGATCATGTGAGATATATTTCAGGAAATCCGTTGACTGGGGAACGAATTGATGCCGAAGGTTATTTAGGGTACTATGATGAGCAGATCACTGTTGTGCCTGAAGGAGATTTTGAAGAATTATTGGGATGGATTAAACCAACCACTTCGAAATTAAGTTTTCACAGGGCGATTGGCTTATTGTCTTTCTTGAACAAAAAGAAAGAGTATGTATTAAATACCAATACAAACGGTGAAGAAAGAGCTTTCGTAATGACAGGAGAATTTGAAAAAGTTTTACCTATGGATATTCTGCCTAATTATTTGTTTAAAGCTATAATGGCAGAAGATTTTGACGAAATGGAGGCATTAGGGATCTTCGAATTGATAGAAGAAGACGTTGCCTTATGTGAATTCATTGATGTTTCCAAACATGAGCTTCAAGCCATTTTGAGAAAAGGAATCAATTTAATGATAAATGGATAAAAGGTAATTAATCCACAGGGTTAATATCAGTAAAAATAATCATACTATAAAATATGAATCCAATACAAAAATTCTTCGATAAAATTGAACCTCTTTTTGAGAAAGGGGGGAAATACGAGAAGTACTATACGTTGTACGAAGGGCACCGTACAATTCTTTTCAGACCTAAATTAGTTACAGGACAGAAAGGGGTGCAAGTACGAGATGCTAACGATTTGAAGAGAACCATGATTACGGTGGTGATTGCTATGATTCCTTGTTTACTATTTGGAATCTGGAATATCGGTCATCAGCATTTTTTAGCACTAGGCGAAACGGCCACTTTTATCCAAAAAATAGGAATTGGAGCTATTCAGGTTATTCCAATCGTAATTGTTTCTTATGCAGTAGGACTTGGGACGGAATTTGCAATTTGTGTAATACGAAACCACCCTGTAAATGAAGGCTACCTCGTTACAGGTATGTTAATTGCACTTATTATGCCACCTAGTATTCCACTTTGGCAAGTTGCATTAGCTACTGTTTTTGCTGTAATCATTGCAAAAGAAGTTTTTGGCGGAACAGGTATGAATGTGTTAAACGTTGCTTTAACAGCGAGAGCATTCTTATATTTTGCTTACCCGACTGACATTTCTGGAGAGGTTTGGACCTACTTAGGTGATGCCGCTCCAATTGATGGATATTCTGGAGCAACTGCTTTAGCTGTTGCTTATGATACTGCTTTAAATGGCACCGGTACAGTAGTTAGTTCTTTTTCTAGCTATTGGGCGGAAGGAATGTACACCTTTAAAAATATGTTTTTGGGGGCAATACCAGGGTCAATTGGTGAGACTTCTACTCTTATGGTCTTAATTGGTGCATTGATCTTGATCGCAACCGGAGTTGGTAGTTGGAAAATTATTTTCAGCGTCTTCGCAGGTGCTTGGTTGATGGGATTAGGCTTTAACGCGATCGGATATAATGCTTTTATGGATATGCCAGCGCATTATCATTTGGTAATTGGTGGTTTGGCATTTGGAGCCGTGTTTATGGCTACAGATCCTGTTTCAGCTGCTCATACGGAAACAGGGAAATGGATATACGGATTCTTGATTGGAATCTTAACAGTGATAATCAGGGTTGTAAATCCAGCTTATCCAGAAGGAATTATGCTTGCCATTCTTTTAATGAATGTGTTTGCTCCGTTAATTGATCATTATGTTGTTGAATCTAATAAAAAGAGGAGGTTAAAACGTGCGACAGTCTAATTATTATGTAATATTATTCTCCGTCATACTTACAGTAGTATTAGGCGGATTGTTGGCAGCCACTTCAGTTGGCTTGGGCCCAATTCAGCAAAAGTCAATCGAATTGGACACTAAAAAGCAAATTTTAGGTGCAGTTCTGGAAGTGACTTCAGAAATGGATGTAATTGAGACTTACGGTAAAGTGATTAAATCGGAAGTGACGGACTACGAAGGTAATGTGGTTACTGAAGATGAAGAAGGGAAAAAAATGATTGCTGAAAACGTAAGTGTTGAAAAGCAATACAAAAAAGCTCCGGAAGAAAGACTTTACCCTGTATTTAAATATTACGGTAAAGATGGTGGGGAAGAAATTGAATCTTATATCCTTCCAGTTTATGGTAGTGGCCTTTGGGATAATATTTGGGGGTACATTGCTCTAGATACTGAAGGTAAAGTGATAAAAGGTGCTGTTTTTGCACATGCAGGTGAAACTCCAGGACTAGGTGCAAGAATTACTGAGGATGCCGTACAAGCTAGATTTGAAGGGAAAGAATTATACAACGACCAAGGAGAGTTAGTGTCTGTTAAAATGTTGAAAGGAGAAAGTAATCCTGAAAGCAAATTAGATGAGCATCATGTTGATGGGATGTCTGGTGCGACAATAACAGGTAATGGTTTAAATGATATGTTAGAGAATTATTTCAAGCATTACCAGTCTTATTTTAACAAAAAAGGTGCTACTGCCACTTTATAATTTAAAGATATTAAAGTTATGAGTACAGAAACTGTAGATAAACCAGTAAAACAGGAGTCAGAAGCGTTACTTTCCAAAAGAAGAAAGAAGATTGTAACCGACCCGTTAAATGATGATAATCCGATTACCATTCAGGTTTTAGGGATTTGTTCTGCTCTTGCGGTAACTACCCAGATGAAACCAACTATGGTGATGTCAATAGCGGTAATTTTCGTTATCGTTTTTTCAAACTTGATCATCTCTTTATTAAGAAAGTTAATACCAAACCGTGTTAGAATTATTGTTCAGTTAGCTGTAATTGCAACTTTAGTAACATTGGTAAATGAAGTATTGCAGGCATTTGCTTACGATATGTACAAAGAGCTAAGTGTATTCGTGGGATTGATTATTACTAACTGTATTATTATGGGTCGTTTGGAGGCCTTTGCTCTAGGTAATAAGCCTTACGATTCAATTCTTGATGGATTGGGGAGTGGCTTAGGTTATGCATGGATCATTTTAGCTGTTGCCTTTTTTAGAGAACTGTTTGGATCTGGTGCAATATTTGGATTTGAGGTTTTTGAGGCAATCGGTTTCTCAAAAGATGGCTGGGTAGGTATGGACTATCAAGCTAATGGTATAATGGTAACTCCTGTAGGGGCCTTCTTTATACTAGGTCTCATTATTTGGGTTCAAAGAAATAAAACAGGATACGTAGAAAATTAATCGCTAAAAATTTTAGACAATGGATTTAATTAATTTAGGAATAAAATCAATTTTTATAGAGAACATGGTATTTGCCTACTTTTTGGGTATGTGTTCTTTTTTGGCGGTTTCTAAGAAGGTAAGTACTGCTTTCGGATTAGGATTAGCTGTTGTTTTCGTATTGACAATTACAGTTCCAACAAACTGGTTGTTGAGCGAATTCATATTGAATGAAGGGGCATTAACTTGGTTAAGTAAAGATCTGGCAACAGTTGACTTAAGCTTTCTAAGCTTTATCATGTACATTGCCGTTATTGCTTCAATGGTTCAATTGGTAGAAATGGTTATTGAAAAAACTTCTCCTGCCTTATACGGCTCATTAGGTATTTTCCTTCCTCTTATTGCAGTGAACTGTGCTATTCTTGGCTCTTCATTATTTATGGACCAGAGAGAATATGGCTTAGCAGAATCAGCGGTTTACGGATTTTCATCAGGAATTGGATGGTTTTTAGCTATTATAGCATTAGCAGCAATTAGAGAGAGACTGAAGTACTCTAATGTACCTGATGGCTTGAAAGGATTAGGTATAACAATGCTGATTACAGGACTGATGGGTATTGCATTTATGTCCTTCATGGGGATTTCAATATAAATTGAATACTTTTAATATAATTTAAGCCTTGATGGACTTCATCAAGGCTTTTTTCGTTATAGTACTGATTCAATAATTAAATGATTATGCGACAAAAGATTATTACTAAAATTGCTGCTTATTTTTTTAGAGGCTTACTTTTTGTAGCTCCAATAGCTTTTACGATTTTAGTTATTCAAGCCGTTTTTACATGGCTTGATGGTTTGCTTCCAGTAAATATACCTGGTCTTGGTATTCTAATTTTAGCCTCTGCAATAATTGGGGTTGGTTACTTAGGTTCTACCTATTTCATGAAGCCCTTCTTTGAGTTGTTTGAACAGTTTATCACCAAAGTACCTCTGCTAAGTTTGATTTACAACTCTATAAAAGATTTAATTGGTGCTTTCGTAGGCGATAAAAAGAAATTTAATCAACCCGTGATGGTGCAGTTTGACGAGGCTGGAAAAATATTTAAGCCTGGCTTCATTACTCAAAGTGAATTAGAAAAGGTAAAGATGCAGGGTTTCTGCTCTGTGTATATGCCACATTCATATAACTTTTCAGGGAATATTTTAGTAGTTAAAAATGAATTAGTTCATGAATGGAATGTCAATAGTACCAATGCAATGAAATTTATTGTTTCCGGTGGTGTTAGTGGTATTGACGATATGTAAGAAATGTAGAGAAAAGGTAAAAAAATATTTTCTTTGAATTTAAATAATAGTATTTTAGCTTTAATAAATGTAAATTATATTATAATGAAGCTATTTATTTATTGATGTATTTTTTACTCATGATGTAGGGTATTATATTTGAAACACATGAAAAATGTATCATGATTAGGGGAGAAGTTGTGAACGTAAAAGCAAAATATAAATCATTCTTAAATTCTAGTTCAACTGGTGACATTGTTTCTGCAGTAGTAATTTCTATTGAATGCATCATCGCTTCAACAGTGATAATTATGAATATTATAAACTAACTTCTTTTAATTTAAACCTACATCCCGTAAATTTCCTTTATGCACAAAGGAAATCTTTTCACAGTATATAAATCCTCAGCAGGTAGTGGTAAAACCTTTACGCTAACGAGAGAATACCTCAAGTTAGCTTTTAAAAATCCTGATCAGTTTAAAAGAATTTTAGCTGTAACTTTTACCAATAAGGCCACTCAGGAGATGAAGGAACGGATTATTCATAATTTGTTTGAATTTTCTGAGAATAGTGAAGGAGTGATGGCCAATCAGCTGAAAGACTTATT
This is a stretch of genomic DNA from Marivirga harenae. It encodes these proteins:
- the nqrC gene encoding NADH:ubiquinone reductase (Na(+)-transporting) subunit C, translated to MRQSNYYVILFSVILTVVLGGLLAATSVGLGPIQQKSIELDTKKQILGAVLEVTSEMDVIETYGKVIKSEVTDYEGNVVTEDEEGKKMIAENVSVEKQYKKAPEERLYPVFKYYGKDGGEEIESYILPVYGSGLWDNIWGYIALDTEGKVIKGAVFAHAGETPGLGARITEDAVQARFEGKELYNDQGELVSVKMLKGESNPESKLDEHHVDGMSGATITGNGLNDMLENYFKHYQSYFNKKGATATL
- a CDS encoding NADH:ubiquinone reductase (Na(+)-transporting) subunit D, coding for MSTETVDKPVKQESEALLSKRRKKIVTDPLNDDNPITIQVLGICSALAVTTQMKPTMVMSIAVIFVIVFSNLIISLLRKLIPNRVRIIVQLAVIATLVTLVNEVLQAFAYDMYKELSVFVGLIITNCIIMGRLEAFALGNKPYDSILDGLGSGLGYAWIILAVAFFRELFGSGAIFGFEVFEAIGFSKDGWVGMDYQANGIMVTPVGAFFILGLIIWVQRNKTGYVEN
- the nqrE gene encoding NADH:ubiquinone reductase (Na(+)-transporting) subunit E, with translation MDLINLGIKSIFIENMVFAYFLGMCSFLAVSKKVSTAFGLGLAVVFVLTITVPTNWLLSEFILNEGALTWLSKDLATVDLSFLSFIMYIAVIASMVQLVEMVIEKTSPALYGSLGIFLPLIAVNCAILGSSLFMDQREYGLAESAVYGFSSGIGWFLAIIALAAIRERLKYSNVPDGLKGLGITMLITGLMGIAFMSFMGISI
- a CDS encoding DUF502 domain-containing protein; the protein is MRQKIITKIAAYFFRGLLFVAPIAFTILVIQAVFTWLDGLLPVNIPGLGILILASAIIGVGYLGSTYFMKPFFELFEQFITKVPLLSLIYNSIKDLIGAFVGDKKKFNQPVMVQFDEAGKIFKPGFITQSELEKVKMQGFCSVYMPHSYNFSGNILVVKNELVHEWNVNSTNAMKFIVSGGVSGIDDM